From the genome of Lentilactobacillus buchneri, one region includes:
- the hpt gene encoding hypoxanthine phosphoribosyltransferase, with product MNNDILKVLYSKEEIQAAVERLGKEIAQTYAGKTPVVVGVLKGAIFFMTDIARAVDSYMQIDFIDVSSYHGATESSGTVELLQDINTDIDGRDVLIVEDIVDTGRTLKFLLDTFADRGASSIKVCTLLDKPAGRAVDAESDFIGFKVPNEFVVGYGLDYDEKYRNLPYIGVLKPEIYTNN from the coding sequence ATGAATAACGACATCTTAAAGGTACTTTACAGCAAGGAAGAAATTCAAGCAGCCGTTGAAAGGCTGGGAAAAGAAATAGCTCAGACTTATGCAGGCAAGACGCCGGTGGTAGTGGGTGTCTTAAAGGGCGCTATTTTCTTCATGACCGACATTGCCCGAGCAGTTGATTCATACATGCAAATCGACTTTATCGACGTTTCCAGTTATCATGGTGCGACTGAATCTTCCGGGACGGTGGAATTGCTGCAGGATATCAACACCGACATTGATGGGCGTGATGTCTTAATTGTTGAAGACATCGTCGATACTGGCCGGACGTTGAAGTTCCTGCTGGACACGTTCGCCGATCGTGGTGCCAGTTCAATTAAGGTTTGTACCCTGTTGGACAAACCCGCTGGAAGAGCCGTTGATGCCGAGTCGGATTTCATTGGTTTTAAGGTTCCCAACGAATTTGTCGTCGGCTACGGTTTGGATTACGACGAAAAGTATCGTAACCTGCCGTACATTGGTGTCTTGAAGCCTGAAATTTATACAAACAATTAA
- the tilS gene encoding tRNA lysidine(34) synthetase TilS: MDLQKQFNFIVKQKAWWQAGDAVVVAVSTGVDSMTLLYMLQHLPRAVRPKIIVAYVDHQLRDQSVEETRYISNYCSEHGLLLKQAVWPKDDHPKVGIEAAARTFRYRFFERVLKETGSTCLLTAHHGDDLVETVIMKLVRGGQLASLTGIRETRSFADANMIRPLLSFSKQQLESFAQTTGIRWFEDETNQQLAVERNRIRHGVMPLLKAENPQLLPHVLSYTNQLADNLAAIEFLIQPLIHSAVGFPEKQRAEIDLDSLKDFPDSVVKCLLEEVFEHYLRIPNVSVDQLDEVLGLIQQTARPQAKMDLEAGWQVRRVYQSLIICKEPQKIVGKPEKDRTFMVILDRWYSLSPSTKFGVFTAHKTVANSKLTTFYLQDTDLPLQVRSPKAGDRLSIGHGQHQKVSRVLINAKVPNDQRERTLLLVDARGTVLSVLGLKNAVVSRDSEDTRPYFLIEVRQK, from the coding sequence GTGGATTTACAGAAACAATTTAATTTCATTGTTAAGCAAAAAGCGTGGTGGCAGGCTGGAGATGCAGTGGTGGTTGCCGTTTCCACCGGAGTGGATTCGATGACGTTACTATATATGCTGCAGCACCTGCCGCGAGCTGTTCGGCCCAAAATTATTGTCGCCTATGTGGATCATCAGCTCCGAGATCAAAGCGTTGAAGAGACCCGCTATATATCGAATTATTGCAGTGAACACGGGCTTTTACTCAAACAAGCTGTCTGGCCGAAAGACGACCACCCAAAGGTCGGGATTGAGGCGGCAGCCCGGACCTTTCGGTATCGCTTTTTTGAGCGTGTTTTGAAGGAAACCGGTAGTACCTGCCTGTTGACGGCTCATCATGGCGATGATCTGGTTGAAACCGTCATTATGAAGCTGGTCCGCGGCGGTCAATTAGCTTCTCTGACCGGCATTCGCGAAACCCGATCGTTTGCAGATGCCAACATGATTAGACCACTTTTGTCGTTTAGTAAGCAGCAGTTGGAATCATTTGCTCAAACAACTGGAATCAGGTGGTTTGAAGACGAAACCAATCAGCAGCTGGCTGTTGAACGTAATCGAATTCGCCATGGCGTGATGCCATTACTCAAAGCAGAGAATCCGCAGCTGCTGCCTCATGTGCTCAGTTATACCAACCAGTTGGCCGACAACTTGGCCGCCATTGAATTCTTGATTCAGCCGCTGATTCATTCCGCAGTTGGTTTTCCAGAAAAGCAACGGGCAGAAATTGATCTCGATTCACTCAAAGATTTTCCCGACAGTGTCGTCAAGTGTTTGCTTGAGGAAGTGTTCGAACATTATCTTCGAATCCCCAACGTTTCAGTTGATCAACTTGACGAAGTTTTGGGCCTGATCCAGCAGACCGCCAGACCACAAGCCAAAATGGATTTAGAGGCTGGATGGCAGGTCAGGCGGGTGTATCAATCACTAATAATTTGTAAGGAACCACAAAAAATCGTTGGTAAACCTGAAAAAGATCGAACTTTTATGGTAATATTAGACAGATGGTATTCTCTGAGTCCGTCCACCAAATTTGGTGTGTTCACTGCACACAAAACGGTTGCTAACAGTAAACTGACAACTTTTTACCTGCAGGATACAGATTTACCGTTGCAGGTTCGCTCTCCAAAAGCAGGGGATCGATTATCAATCGGTCACGGACAACACCAAAAGGTCAGCCGGGTGCTGATCAATGCCAAAGTTCCCAACGACCAACGTGAGCGGACCTTGTTGCTGGTCGATGCCAGAGGTACCGTATTATCAGTGTTGGGTCTGAAAAATGCCGTTGTTTCTCGGGATTCCGAGGACACGAGGCCTTATTTTTTAATTGAAGTCCGACAAAAATAA
- a CDS encoding S1 domain-containing RNA-binding protein has translation MAIEVGEKVNGKVSGITNFGAFIDLGDHRTGLVHISEVSDGFVKDIHDVLKVGDDVTVKVLKIEGNNKISLSIRKASDNHEHEDSKNENHSHRNFHENNHEIHENHGNHQSHGYHSRGGSSAHNNHSNNHEESFDDMMSGFLKESEDRLSTLRKNTEGKRGGRGGRRS, from the coding sequence ATGGCAATTGAAGTTGGAGAAAAAGTTAACGGTAAAGTTTCCGGAATTACGAATTTTGGTGCATTTATTGATTTAGGTGATCATCGAACCGGTTTGGTTCATATCAGCGAAGTTTCTGACGGATTTGTTAAAGATATTCATGATGTTTTGAAGGTCGGCGATGATGTCACGGTAAAGGTCCTCAAGATTGAGGGCAACAACAAGATTAGTCTTTCGATCCGCAAAGCTTCTGACAATCATGAACATGAAGATTCTAAGAATGAAAATCATTCTCACAGAAATTTCCACGAGAATAACCACGAAATTCATGAGAACCACGGGAATCATCAAAGTCACGGTTATCATTCCCGTGGCGGCAGTTCTGCTCACAACAATCACTCGAATAATCATGAAGAGAGTTTTGATGACATGATGTCCGGCTTTTTGAAAGAAAGTGAAGATCGCTTGTCCACACTGCGTAAGAACACCGAAGGCAAACGTGGTGGTCGCGGCGGCCGGCGTAGTTAA
- a CDS encoding FtsB family cell division protein, producing the protein MTQQSGKVRKLDNDFTRRREIELNNSRVTAVLSNRRKKRALVISAIFLFFASIFLIQIVRAKVNYADVHVRIAREQKTLKQQKADQKQLKTQVAQLNDKNYVEQIIRDRYYYTKPGETVYSFPNKAPKDVNDYDVK; encoded by the coding sequence ATGACGCAGCAAAGTGGGAAAGTACGGAAGCTCGACAACGATTTTACTCGTCGCCGAGAGATTGAATTGAATAACTCAAGGGTGACTGCTGTTTTGTCTAATCGACGAAAAAAGCGGGCCTTAGTTATTAGTGCCATTTTCCTATTCTTTGCGTCAATTTTTCTTATCCAAATTGTTCGTGCCAAAGTGAATTACGCTGACGTGCATGTTCGAATTGCCCGTGAGCAAAAGACCTTAAAACAGCAAAAGGCGGACCAGAAACAACTCAAAACGCAAGTCGCCCAGTTGAATGACAAGAATTACGTGGAACAAATTATTCGTGATCGTTATTACTATACAAAACCTGGCGAAACAGTCTATAGTTTCCCTAATAAGGCACCAAAAGATGTTAATGATTACGATGTCAAATAA
- a CDS encoding RNA-binding S4 domain-containing protein, with protein sequence MRIDKFLKVSRIIKRRSVAKEIADKGRIFINGRAAKSSTEVKPNDEVVIKFGNKTLTILVKELLDTTKKDDAERMYEITSEDYERDFRNE encoded by the coding sequence ATGAGAATCGATAAGTTTTTAAAAGTTTCCAGAATTATTAAGCGCCGTTCTGTTGCCAAAGAGATTGCCGACAAGGGCCGGATCTTTATCAACGGGCGGGCCGCCAAATCTTCAACCGAAGTTAAACCCAACGATGAGGTTGTCATCAAATTTGGTAACAAGACTCTGACTATCTTGGTCAAGGAACTGTTGGATACAACCAAAAAGGATGATGCAGAACGGATGTATGAGATTACCTCCGAGGACTATGAACGCGACTTTCGCAACGAATAA
- a CDS encoding oligosaccharide flippase family protein, which yields MKNRSRRQLVLKGTLLLTVASFVAKLLSAVYRIPFQNMVGNIGFYVYQQIYPIYGIGMTFALTGLPVFISKLVVDTKDPRDQVGLAIRIQNILIVVCLVAFCILQFAAGFIAGKMDDPQLAPVVQSVSWMFLFVPFLSTWRGYFQGKMEMRPTAYSQVIEQVVRVSSILLVGYWAFKSTVSPYRMGQLAMLSAPIAGLIALLFILIWMKSRSLPTNWRNRRPTIETRLLIKRILLEGGTLCLVSAVMLLLQLADSFSVVSGLRSFGYSLVAAQNIKGIYDRSQTLVQLGQVLSIASATAVLPGLVLANKHRQDVTFQHVAATNLRTNLAVSLAMSVGLAALMPQINRLLFASSELNLTISLYCISIVLTSVLMTYNVILQSKDNYLRTMIAILAGFLIKVLVNQLFVAHFGIIGASLATLLSLMVMVLLMNLLSRKELAKLISFKQLGKLVIVLVTMFIAVRATVFGINLADLADNPRIAALLVVCIAIPIGVIIFFAGCRLLDVFTVREWLAIPFVGKFLKIKGVTTHENR from the coding sequence ATGAAAAATAGGTCAAGAAGACAACTCGTTCTTAAAGGAACCTTACTGCTGACGGTCGCGTCATTTGTTGCCAAATTGTTAAGTGCCGTGTATCGAATTCCCTTCCAAAACATGGTTGGTAACATCGGCTTTTATGTTTATCAACAGATTTATCCAATTTATGGTATTGGGATGACCTTTGCTTTGACGGGGCTACCGGTTTTTATTTCCAAATTAGTGGTCGACACCAAAGATCCAAGAGATCAGGTCGGGTTGGCCATTCGAATTCAAAACATCCTAATCGTGGTTTGCCTGGTGGCTTTTTGTATATTGCAATTTGCTGCCGGATTCATTGCCGGGAAAATGGATGATCCCCAATTGGCACCGGTGGTTCAATCAGTCAGCTGGATGTTCCTGTTTGTCCCATTTCTGTCAACCTGGCGGGGATACTTTCAAGGCAAAATGGAAATGCGGCCGACGGCGTATTCGCAAGTGATTGAACAGGTTGTTCGAGTATCGAGTATTCTTTTGGTTGGTTACTGGGCCTTCAAATCGACGGTCAGTCCGTATCGAATGGGTCAGTTGGCCATGCTGTCCGCACCAATTGCCGGCCTGATTGCCCTGTTGTTCATCCTGATTTGGATGAAATCAAGATCATTGCCAACAAACTGGCGAAATCGACGTCCGACTATTGAAACACGGCTGTTAATTAAGCGCATTTTGCTGGAGGGCGGCACACTGTGCTTGGTATCGGCAGTGATGCTATTGCTTCAGTTGGCTGATTCATTTTCCGTTGTGTCTGGATTGCGATCGTTTGGCTATTCGCTGGTTGCTGCCCAGAATATCAAGGGAATTTACGATCGTTCTCAGACCCTTGTTCAACTGGGACAAGTTTTGAGCATTGCGTCTGCAACCGCCGTTTTGCCTGGTTTGGTGTTGGCAAATAAACACCGTCAAGATGTCACGTTTCAACACGTTGCGGCCACGAACCTGAGAACTAATTTGGCTGTTTCCCTTGCCATGAGTGTCGGGTTGGCCGCTCTAATGCCCCAAATTAACCGGTTGTTATTTGCTTCGTCCGAGTTAAATTTGACGATTAGCTTGTACTGCATCAGCATCGTTTTAACCAGCGTGTTGATGACCTATAACGTGATTTTACAGAGCAAGGATAATTATTTGAGGACAATGATCGCCATTCTTGCTGGCTTTTTGATCAAGGTGTTGGTTAATCAATTGTTCGTGGCACACTTTGGAATCATTGGCGCTAGTCTTGCAACCCTGTTAAGCTTAATGGTAATGGTGTTATTAATGAACCTGCTCAGTCGAAAAGAGTTGGCCAAATTGATTTCTTTTAAGCAGCTTGGCAAGCTTGTGATTGTGCTGGTGACCATGTTCATTGCGGTTCGGGCAACGGTATTTGGGATTAACCTGGCTGACTTGGCTGATAATCCAAGAATCGCTGCTTTGCTGGTTGTCTGCATCGCCATTCCGATTGGCGTGATCATATTTTTTGCGGGGTGTCGACTGTTGGACGTATTTACTGTCCGTGAATGGTTGGCCATTCCGTTTGTTGGTAAGTTCTTAAAAATTAAAGGAGTCACAACTCATGAGAATCGATAA
- the mfd gene encoding transcription-repair coupling factor — translation MKLDQLLTTIPQYQELVATLKPGTRQLVTGVGGSARTLLIDNLIHSTDKPTVVVVDSLFHADQLVNDLSNLIDDDQLFEFPVEEMGAAELATSSPEYKAQRVLALDKLASGDPAVIVTSVSGIRRLVPEKKQFQAAKLTLEMDGTYDLEQLKLQLHQMGYVFQKMVAAPGDFSIRGSILDIFPLNHQDPVRIDFFDTDVDSMRTFDVSNQRSIKNIKSITVLPATDLLMTDDQRKAVSKQLSKRLIAEQSQLDDKAAKKLQGNLEPQIMDLQNGLSDPRWLLFADMIYKKQSSLLDYLAADGVVIFDDYARITETARQLESDDDEWLNDKIKHYEVLKSTTYTNDFKKAFSANHHATLILSLFQKGMGRMRLDAIEDITVRPMQQFFSQIPMLRTEILRWQKMKQTVIIMVQDEKRLAKVASTLNDFEITATQTDKDHLLKQEVQLISSNLDNGFELPLASCVVITEKEMFGTVTKKRPRQTTFNNAERIKSYTDLKPGDYVVHVNHGIGRYEGMKTMEVDGKHQDYLTISYKDNAKLFIPVTQLNLIQKYVSSEDKHPRINKLGGSEWAKTKAKVASKIEDIADELIDLYAKRSAEKGYAYPQDDSLQAEFEAAFPYSETPDQLRSATEIKRDMETQHPMDRLLVGDVGYGKTEVALRAAFKAIEVGKQVAFLVPTTILAQQHYETMLDRFREYPITVRVLSRFQTAKQVKETLQGLKDGKVDVVVGTHRLLSKDVKFNDLGLLIIDEEQRFGVKHKERIKEMRSDVDVLTLTATPIPRTLNMSMMGVRDLSVIETPPSNRYPIQTYVIEQNAGTIREAIEREMSRGGQVFYLHNRVSDIEKTVEQISALVPSARVGYIHGQMSENQMEDILYDFINGEYDVLVTTTIIETGVDIPNVNTLFVENADRMGLSQLYQLRGRIGRSSRVAYAYFMYKPNKVLTEIGEKRLEAIRDFTELGSGFKIAMRDLSIRGAGNLLGKQQHGFVDSVGYDLYTQMLSDAVAKKRGKNFEYRTDATIELDLEAYLPSDYIQDNQQKIELYKRIRQIENEDQLHEVEDDLIDRFGDYGEPVANLLKISQLKMFSDYALVDKIHQNQPKITITFSPRAGTEFSSKELLEAIAQTKFRATINTENDRYQIQLTVQPNMTKWLDGLIALVKQLSKTRHHHGAAGKVKSDEK, via the coding sequence TTGAAGTTAGATCAATTACTAACAACAATTCCTCAGTATCAGGAGTTGGTCGCAACCTTGAAACCGGGCACGCGTCAATTGGTGACCGGAGTCGGCGGTTCCGCCCGGACACTTTTAATCGATAATTTAATTCATTCGACTGACAAACCAACTGTTGTGGTAGTTGACTCGTTATTTCATGCTGACCAGTTGGTGAATGACTTATCTAACTTGATTGATGACGATCAGTTGTTTGAGTTCCCGGTGGAAGAAATGGGAGCAGCTGAGCTGGCCACCAGTTCACCGGAATACAAAGCCCAACGGGTATTAGCGTTGGACAAGCTTGCCAGCGGCGATCCGGCGGTCATTGTGACCTCTGTTTCCGGTATTAGAAGACTGGTGCCGGAGAAAAAGCAGTTTCAAGCCGCTAAGTTAACGCTTGAAATGGACGGCACCTATGACCTGGAGCAATTAAAGCTTCAGCTTCATCAAATGGGGTACGTTTTTCAAAAAATGGTTGCGGCTCCGGGAGATTTTTCAATTCGGGGGTCGATTCTCGATATTTTCCCATTAAACCATCAAGACCCGGTTCGAATTGACTTTTTTGACACGGATGTCGACTCAATGCGGACATTCGATGTTTCCAATCAGCGAAGCATCAAAAACATCAAGTCAATCACGGTACTACCAGCCACGGACTTATTAATGACCGATGACCAGCGAAAAGCCGTCAGCAAGCAGCTGTCCAAACGGTTAATTGCTGAACAAAGTCAACTGGATGACAAGGCGGCCAAAAAGCTTCAGGGCAACTTGGAACCGCAAATCATGGATCTGCAAAATGGGTTGAGTGATCCACGCTGGTTGTTATTTGCGGATATGATTTATAAAAAACAGTCTTCCCTGCTGGATTACCTGGCTGCCGATGGCGTTGTTATTTTCGACGATTATGCCAGAATTACTGAAACTGCCAGACAGCTTGAGAGCGATGACGATGAGTGGTTGAACGACAAGATTAAGCACTATGAGGTTTTGAAGTCGACCACATACACCAATGATTTCAAGAAAGCCTTCAGCGCTAATCATCACGCCACCTTAATTCTGTCACTGTTCCAAAAAGGGATGGGCCGGATGCGACTGGATGCCATTGAAGACATTACCGTACGGCCGATGCAGCAGTTCTTCTCCCAAATTCCAATGCTTCGAACCGAGATTTTGCGCTGGCAGAAAATGAAGCAGACAGTCATCATTATGGTTCAAGATGAGAAACGACTGGCAAAGGTCGCTTCAACGCTGAACGATTTTGAAATTACGGCGACTCAGACTGATAAGGATCATCTTTTAAAACAAGAAGTCCAGCTCATTTCCAGCAACTTGGACAACGGATTTGAGCTGCCGTTGGCCAGTTGTGTGGTGATCACTGAAAAAGAAATGTTTGGCACGGTGACTAAAAAACGCCCCCGCCAAACCACCTTTAACAACGCTGAAAGAATCAAGAGTTATACCGATTTGAAGCCCGGCGATTATGTCGTCCACGTCAACCATGGAATCGGCCGTTATGAAGGCATGAAGACCATGGAAGTCGACGGTAAGCACCAGGATTATTTGACGATTTCCTATAAAGATAACGCCAAATTGTTCATCCCGGTCACCCAGTTAAATTTAATTCAAAAATATGTTTCCTCCGAAGATAAGCACCCGCGGATCAATAAACTAGGCGGCAGCGAGTGGGCAAAGACCAAGGCCAAAGTTGCTTCCAAGATTGAAGACATCGCTGATGAACTAATCGATTTATACGCCAAAAGAAGCGCAGAAAAGGGTTACGCCTATCCTCAAGACGATTCGTTGCAGGCAGAATTCGAAGCTGCCTTTCCTTACAGTGAAACACCCGATCAACTGCGGAGTGCGACTGAAATTAAGCGGGATATGGAAACCCAGCATCCAATGGATCGTTTACTGGTTGGAGATGTTGGTTACGGTAAGACCGAGGTTGCTTTGAGAGCTGCTTTCAAAGCAATTGAAGTTGGTAAACAGGTCGCTTTTTTGGTGCCAACCACAATTTTAGCCCAGCAGCATTATGAAACCATGCTGGACCGTTTTCGAGAGTACCCGATTACAGTCAGAGTGCTTTCCAGATTTCAGACCGCCAAACAAGTCAAGGAGACCCTCCAAGGCTTAAAAGACGGTAAGGTCGATGTGGTTGTCGGCACTCATCGACTGCTTTCAAAAGACGTTAAGTTTAATGATTTGGGCCTGTTAATCATTGATGAAGAGCAGCGGTTTGGCGTTAAACACAAGGAACGCATCAAGGAAATGCGTTCTGACGTTGATGTCTTGACACTGACGGCAACACCAATTCCACGGACGCTGAACATGTCGATGATGGGGGTTCGTGATTTGTCTGTGATTGAGACGCCGCCATCCAACCGTTATCCCATTCAGACTTATGTGATCGAACAAAATGCCGGCACGATTCGGGAGGCGATTGAACGGGAAATGTCGCGTGGCGGCCAGGTCTTTTACCTCCACAATCGGGTTTCTGATATTGAAAAGACGGTTGAACAAATCAGTGCCTTGGTCCCTTCAGCCAGAGTCGGTTACATTCACGGACAAATGTCCGAAAACCAGATGGAAGACATTTTGTATGATTTCATAAATGGTGAATATGATGTTTTGGTAACTACCACGATTATTGAAACCGGGGTGGATATTCCAAACGTTAATACGCTATTTGTTGAGAATGCTGATCGAATGGGCCTCTCTCAGCTTTATCAACTGCGGGGGCGGATTGGCCGCAGCAGCCGAGTGGCCTATGCTTATTTTATGTACAAACCAAATAAGGTCCTCACAGAAATTGGTGAGAAACGGTTGGAGGCAATTCGTGACTTTACCGAATTGGGATCCGGATTCAAGATTGCGATGCGGGACCTATCAATCCGTGGAGCAGGTAACCTGCTCGGTAAGCAGCAGCACGGGTTTGTTGATTCGGTTGGGTACGACCTGTATACCCAGATGTTGTCGGATGCCGTTGCCAAAAAACGCGGCAAGAACTTTGAGTATCGAACTGATGCAACTATTGAGCTTGACCTGGAAGCCTATCTGCCGAGTGATTATATTCAGGACAATCAACAAAAGATTGAATTGTATAAACGGATCCGCCAAATTGAAAATGAAGATCAGCTCCACGAAGTTGAAGATGATCTAATCGATCGATTTGGGGACTATGGTGAACCCGTCGCCAACCTGTTAAAGATCTCTCAGCTGAAGATGTTCTCCGATTATGCGTTGGTTGATAAAATCCATCAAAATCAGCCCAAAATTACCATCACGTTTTCACCTCGGGCAGGGACAGAGTTCTCCAGCAAGGAATTGTTGGAAGCGATTGCCCAAACCAAGTTCCGGGCAACCATTAACACCGAAAATGACAGGTATCAAATTCAATTAACTGTTCAGCCCAACATGACAAAGTGGTTGGACGGGCTGATTGCATTAGTCAAACAACTATCAAAAACCCGGCATCATCATGGTGCTGCCGGTAAGGTAAAGTCTGATGAAAAATAG
- the pth gene encoding aminoacyl-tRNA hydrolase: MKMIVGLGNIGPQYDGTRHNTGFMVVEQFAKSHDISIKTRKMNAKYGSGFVNNTKVMVVEPTTFMNDSGLAVRPLMDYFDVSIEDLIIVHDDMDLPVGKIRIKDKGSAGGHNGIKSIIASVGTQNFDRIRVGIDHPDHGNTVVNYVLGRFSKDQAPMFKQAADHAVNALDDWIDGMSIPDLENQYN, from the coding sequence ATGAAAATGATCGTTGGACTAGGAAATATTGGCCCGCAATATGATGGGACCAGACATAATACCGGCTTTATGGTAGTGGAACAATTTGCCAAAAGCCATGACATTTCAATTAAGACGCGTAAAATGAACGCCAAGTATGGCTCTGGGTTTGTCAACAACACCAAAGTGATGGTGGTCGAGCCGACAACATTCATGAATGACTCCGGCTTGGCTGTCCGCCCCTTAATGGACTACTTTGACGTTTCAATCGAAGATCTCATCATTGTGCATGATGACATGGATCTGCCGGTTGGCAAGATTCGCATTAAGGATAAAGGTTCAGCTGGCGGTCATAATGGGATTAAAAGCATTATTGCCAGTGTCGGCACCCAAAATTTCGATCGGATTCGGGTTGGAATTGATCACCCGGATCATGGCAATACGGTCGTTAATTACGTGCTGGGCCGATTCAGCAAAGATCAAGCCCCAATGTTTAAGCAGGCTGCTGATCACGCCGTGAATGCCTTGGATGATTGGATTGACGGGATGTCGATTCCGGATTTGGAAAATCAGTATAATTAA
- a CDS encoding L-lactate dehydrogenase: MIFLTLQRQKVALIGDGAVGSSYAYAMMQQGLAEEFVIVDVIKERTEGDALDLEDAQAFTSPKHVYSGDYADCKDADLAVITAGAPQKPGETRLDLVNKNLKIMKSIIDPLVGSGFNGVIVVAANPVDILTYAAQKFSGFPKNRVFGSGTSLDTSRLQVALGKKLQVSPQSISAYILGEHGDSEFAAYSAAQIGGRPFLDVAKEAGLSMDDLKEIEDQVRHKAYEIINRKGATFYGVATCLMRISRAILRDENAVLPVGAPMDGEYGLHDVYIGSPAVVNASGIQKVVEVPLNADEAAAMKASAETLQKTTADGMAEL, translated from the coding sequence ATGATTTTTTTGACTTTACAACGCCAAAAAGTAGCTTTAATTGGTGACGGTGCCGTAGGTTCATCATATGCCTATGCAATGATGCAACAAGGCCTCGCTGAAGAGTTTGTGATCGTAGATGTGATTAAGGAACGAACTGAAGGAGACGCACTCGACCTTGAAGATGCCCAAGCCTTCACCTCCCCAAAACACGTTTACTCAGGTGATTATGCAGATTGTAAGGATGCCGACTTGGCAGTCATCACTGCCGGCGCTCCACAAAAGCCTGGCGAAACTCGCTTGGATCTGGTTAATAAGAACCTCAAGATCATGAAATCTATCATTGATCCACTTGTTGGCTCTGGATTCAACGGCGTCATTGTTGTTGCTGCCAACCCGGTTGACATTTTAACTTATGCAGCTCAAAAATTCTCCGGCTTCCCAAAGAACCGTGTCTTTGGAAGCGGAACTTCTCTGGATACTTCCAGATTGCAGGTCGCTTTGGGCAAAAAGTTGCAAGTTAGCCCACAATCAATCAGTGCTTACATTTTAGGTGAACACGGTGATTCCGAATTTGCTGCCTATTCTGCAGCTCAAATCGGCGGCCGTCCATTCTTAGACGTTGCCAAAGAAGCCGGTTTATCAATGGATGACTTAAAAGAGATTGAAGACCAGGTTCGTCATAAGGCATACGAGATCATCAACCGAAAAGGTGCCACATTCTATGGAGTTGCCACCTGTTTGATGAGAATTTCACGAGCTATTTTGCGTGATGAAAATGCAGTTCTGCCCGTTGGTGCGCCAATGGATGGCGAATACGGACTTCATGATGTCTACATCGGTTCACCTGCCGTGGTCAATGCATCCGGCATTCAAAAAGTTGTTGAAGTTCCACTTAACGCCGATGAAGCTGCCGCAATGAAGGCTTCTGCTGAGACCCTTCAAAAGACGACTGCTGATGGCATGGCAGAACTTTAA
- the cbpA gene encoding cyclic di-AMP binding protein CbpA: protein MLLKTLVKPKERLVTVKEDATLEEALQTLEDSGYRCVPILDETGKIFRGNIYKMHIYRHKSRGGDMSLPVTTLLKNATKFINVNSAFFQVFFSIKDLPYIAVLDERNNFYGILTHTRLLDMLSQSWNVNIGSYVLTVVASGERGDLEEIAKIITKYTNIASVISLDAQEGELVHRIMFTLPAEVDQDRLNRIIAALERKEFRVPEVENLQEEKN from the coding sequence ATGCTATTAAAAACATTAGTAAAGCCTAAGGAACGACTGGTGACCGTCAAAGAAGACGCCACCTTGGAAGAGGCTTTACAGACTCTCGAAGATTCCGGTTATCGTTGTGTGCCAATCTTAGATGAAACCGGCAAGATTTTCCGTGGCAATATCTACAAAATGCACATTTATCGTCATAAATCACGGGGTGGTGACATGTCACTTCCCGTTACCACACTTTTAAAGAACGCAACCAAGTTCATCAACGTGAATTCTGCGTTCTTTCAAGTATTCTTTTCAATTAAGGATCTCCCCTACATCGCGGTTTTGGACGAACGAAATAACTTTTATGGGATCTTAACCCATACCCGTCTCTTGGACATGCTGTCACAGTCTTGGAACGTGAATATTGGCAGTTACGTGTTAACCGTCGTTGCAAGCGGCGAGCGTGGTGATCTTGAAGAAATTGCCAAAATTATCACCAAGTACACCAACATTGCCAGCGTCATTTCCTTGGACGCTCAAGAAGGTGAATTGGTTCATCGCATTATGTTCACCCTGCCTGCCGAAGTGGATCAGGATCGTTTAAACAGAATTATTGCTGCTTTGGAACGCAAGGAATTCAGAGTGCCTGAAGTTGAAAATCTGCAAGAAGAAAAAAATTAG